A single window of Nasonia vitripennis strain AsymCx chromosome 4, Nvit_psr_1.1, whole genome shotgun sequence DNA harbors:
- the LOC100121689 gene encoding centromere-associated protein E isoform X4 — MDNEEKRRSRALEAGREMLEAYKLKHSNRRFSKSLEQASDEESFRNEAENQSIDLRSVSNNESILSRDITYSSVSMSEGEGDGDLEGLAGRVTELEELLQGKEAVVEALHAEIDHLRADASSPTSSHSQNSNNPYKDVIVTYRAKLQEFDRALNQRDNLIEDLTTSLQQALASRDALLAQISVLNSTQLGNPDRENICDEKISALENVLSIQKELVTQLSSQLEQAEQNVKRLEHEKEVQNTELVDYKDQIENLNKKIQSGSTEIDNSISDAQQVQKQYEKIKKDMEAVINGFKAETSANNAKHASEIKELSLRHEAELQKLRDENHNLETHHAKEMSVFQTQLTNYKRTIESLKLDLVTRKETHAKDKELLTEQIKLHKLQLDEMTTKYIATTSVLDSKESIERSLEQALNDAATLRTENESLKFKLDDLSSRYSAAQSLIENNQVHERTLSNKIFTLEKSLSRLSGISFAELDQTAYQTLDEMSLQYQITKQKLEEKAVMEKELVQKIQDLQDLVSKTRTELESANLAKESYEKQIKDMKNTCDRLKSEMNSTLEHQQQRFSADSLEVTRMPSCEFEQEILELKKTIEKRDEETAEYIKKLEELGGINQRLVEESQKLKNGLATAYAQCAVFEEKLDQTLGFGESKLDDTSALMDQTASSNGSTFDLEEVLHKQSNYNKVLLKLDSCRKQLEDFERERAQMLHKLEELTKEKEDILKEKEELLVDAKEKEEQHREEIKILKMEATAESKKFRHLLSNFEEGNEGLKQLKIEMEEKHAKEMEELRTYFEQKCLQMEKQYSEEVFSQQSKKMSDNDSEIEELNEDLYVGSGPVELSGGGDALGVLEKEIKSDSFSDFKDKKQNNVSEEKIAQIAAEYEEKLENLRKQLQEVKEKSGRTILLKAVNQFCQTEQSSTAAVQESCNELNKLRADYNRQLEEQVGLARIDIINALQEQIEALITVESESDENWPTELLELRNKFTSNTKREIQALRERHVQEIKCLREESNKIINGLHDEIKIIKAETRESLQSNLIKERDILHKTCATLKGLVSQLIGYFADCEEELNNTIISEVLKKQSTPRMDSRSVFECEQSAAKIKRVHFAPKSNEIASIVGSDTDLHDLINSEKDVMKILKNELEASLQRLRADSAKILNTSFSDSESWSTGLGDSPRDKLIEVEKLLAAFQEENEHLKVKVIELQQRVIMAENKKEVISEGYGEQDESVLEEVEEDFSQLQDRAKYVVMNGCNDTVYLLQLIDELCRHADKSIDDIKREKEDLQHQIEAADKQLRSTRKFQEEQAVEREAEREEATKQIKQLQERLRELEREKDRDYREYCIDSAESALSPASSSAGSSTLRQIDESEIDVSVETLKMQMHDLETKKLKTESELEAAVEKIWELREVIRELEQQVTARVNREDVLSGKIKQLEEVVVAQTKNQEELVQELEVLKSGNDNNQLSDHIGHLQEELRKHQLSSEQLTANSSALKQLRLEIRELQSQLDRKTRELESMHVCGSSLSLSQPSEDVSIREQIDAARCPTPDDPTSPPILPLDHVLKLKETLLKHFRAEDVALKRLKDLDIQLSSLQRQNEELLAEQEILQQTTSEQLFQIETLRARLEQQKQNAPFAQRQATSRLETQLYEINDRLEITERALNDKDIELAEVKDQLERVSRLLAEKETEIANVVQSENDVLQKLKNKLEILEEENHMMQAKLNNQEKTQTNMPQLIDTMLTDKNNEIDHLREQLMQREKQLEVYFSIDEAQLRELLRHNEHQKNSARTLSDILSINSECEEVEAIREAPNYTRQNVSNFKIPNSIIHSSGASKRDVVDFSQGIVDTPKVPMLELDSHSQCSDAIGSNNEISKDMDNLQMHPHEQVSLARVSPTPDTDAENQNESTASEDHDGFVCPRHGKVNNSTRNVEETVLNETITVQRIQELEAHLHEIKEELGAKSVALNQRDAELLEIQSHLEQLQENIESLNEDRLYYKSEYEKTKESELKIQRDLEEVENTLKKKTEELEDFKEKIQVNEKILTEEAKRCKRSEATLQEKLKEITNLKEIISEKDITIETLQARNTEIDNENKELYEYRRKLESYQQEITECQNEIQRLSEGLNSRDQMIRRLEEMARRSSLSGGSSPSEKDQEIFHLQEYLKEKDKVIRQMSDDSKSLHRALETIQSKMKESGNVVELRRKLKDERRSNVELTEEIAKLRTEVEMLSSSRRAEEDNDIAEMVQRELNLSARLDQQLLNVIDSEPEDRMKRMKCNDLKQANKEIDELNRFKDDLEIEREMLRSQIAEYENRIMQLKGDAEEESLRIAKMEEELARERHLVRSLQLQLQREKNSAEENKVRDTELISLLRIKLDEALEVRDRLLMEQKSHEVMNTLKDQNRKDIPDFGTEFVDFEKQRLELAKKLEAEQHKYAEAQEIIKKLESEKDRIQKQYELAEAEIEKLTSSLDLADCVKDQMKSDLRKAREELKAKNKECDWQKSILKTMSEADSKRNQQRTSDHSELKNLRRELKNAQEVINDFEADMKTLKEQLSESAEREAQLSRCIETLTDKETELTEQLSAAKAEDKKLRDIIADQQNELQLYLRREIELSEELKRERLSPNKNNSPSKVLQRVKDLNSTIERLSQEKVHLYEKISHLREENERYLDQIRFLETQLSLKNKGYSNAVSRNDTEEKLQHFYGKYLRSDSRRKALIYQKHYLVCIIAGYQLLEENTFAFLAQLTQTQRTYARRGMHRHHARVRFRSAVLVVISLQRMKWLILRWRTGRRVGANVVLGNIERPAITQPIRHRSAGAMTGHSPPVKERATTNGTSAFSHDPYFRRLTDIQQSLHLRVPESSTDNFKSD, encoded by the exons ATGGACAACGAGGAGAAGCGGAGGAGTCGCGCCTTGGAGGCTGGCAGGGAAATG ttGGAGGcttataaattaaaacattCCAACAGAAGATTTAGTAAAAGTCTTGAACAGGCTTCAGATGAGGAATCTTTCCGCAATGAAGCAGAAAATCAATCTATTGATTTGAGAAGTGTCAGC AATAATGAAAGTATATTATCAAGAGACATAACATACAGTAGTGTAAGCATGAGTGAAGGTGAAGGTGATGGCGACTTAGAGGGGTTGGCTGGAAGAGTTACTGAGTTGGAGGAATTACTTCAAGGAAAAGAAGCTGTAGTGGAAGCTCTACATGCTGAAATTGACCACCTCAGAGCTGATGCATCTTCTCCAACGTCATCACACAGTCAAAATAGTAACAATCCTTACAAAGACGTCATAGTAACCTATCGTGCAaaa CTTCAAGAATTTGATAGAGCCTTAAATCAACGAGATAATTTAATTGAAGATCTTACAACCTCGTTACAACAGGCTTTAGCCTCAAGAGATGCTTTACTCGCACAAATAAGTGTATTAAATTCAACACAACTAGGAAATCCTGATAGGGAAAACATTTGTGATGAAAAG ATTTCTGCATTAGAAAATGTCTTGAGCATTCAAAAAGAATTGGTTACTCAACTTTCTTCCCAACTCGAGCAGGCCGAACAGAATGTTAAGAGATTGGAGCATGAAAAAGAAGTCCAAAATACAGAATTGGTTGATTACAAAGAtcaaatagaaaatttaaacaaaaagattcAATCAGGTTCTACAGAAATTGACAACAGTATCTCTGATGCACAGCAAGTACAAAAAcagtatgaaaaaattaaaaaagatatGGAAGCAGTAATTAATGGATTCAAGGCTGAGACTAGTGCTAATAATGCTAAGCATGCAAGTGAAATAAAG GAGCTTAGTTTGAGGCACGAGGCTGAGCTACAGAAGCTTAGAGACGAGAACCACAATCTCGAGACTCACCATGCTAAAGAAATGTCTGTTTTTCAAACACAATTGACAAACTATAAACGCACCATCGAGTCTCTTAAATTGGATCTTGTCACTCGTAAGGAAACCCATGCTAAGGATAAAGAGCTGCTTACCGAACAGATCAAACTTCATAAATTACAACTCGACGAGATGACAACCAAGTACATTGCAACCACTAGCGTTTTGGATTCTAAAGAGAGCATTGAACGATCATTGGAACAAGCGCTAAATGATGCAGCCACGCTTAGAACGGAAAACGAGTCACTCAAG TTCAAGCTAGATGATCTATCTTCGAGATACTCGGCCGCTCAGAGCTTGATTGAAAATAATCAAGTGCATGAAAGAACGTTGAGTAATAAGATTTTCACACTCGAAAAATCTCTATCGAGGCTGAGTGGCATTAGTTTTGCAGAGTTAGATCAAACAGCTTATCAGACTTTAGATGAAATGTCATTGCAGTATCAAATAACCAAGCAGAAATTAg AGGAAAAAGCAGTAATGGAAAAAGAGCTCGTTCAGAAAATCCAAGATCTCCAAGACCTTGTCTCCAAAACTAGAACTGAGCTCGAATCCGCAAATCTTGCCAAAGAAAGCTATGAAAAGCAAATCAAAGACATGAAAAACACTTGTGATCGCCTTAAATCCGAAATGAATTCTACTCTTGaacatcagcagcagcgattCTCTGCCGACAGTCTTGAAGTAACGCGTATGCCTAGTTGCGAATTTGAACAAGAGATCCTTGAGTTGAAGAAGACCATTGAAAAACGGGATGAGGAAACCGCTGAATACATCAAAAAGTTGGAAGAACTTGGAGGAATCAATCAGAGGCTTGTAGAGGAAAGCCAAAAGTTAAAGAATGGTTTAGCCACAGCTTACGCTCAATGCGCTGTTTTCGAGGAGAAATTGGACCAAACGTTAGGTTTCGGCGAAAGCAAACTTGACGATACGTCGGCGTTAATGGATCAGACTGCTTCTTCGAACGGCTCAACCTTTGATCTAGAAGAAGTTTTGCATAAACAGAGTAACTATAATAAGGTGCTATTAAAACTGGACTCCTGTAGAAAACAACTGGAGGATTTTGAACGTGAAAGGGCACAAATGCTACATAAACTTGAGGAACTTACTAAAGAAAAAGAggatattttaaaagaaaaagaagaactaTTGG TTGATgcaaaggaaaaagaagaacagCACCGcgaagaaattaaaattttaaagatgGAAGCTACGGCAGAGTCTAAGAAATTCAGACATTTACTTTCAAACTTTGAAGAAGGCAATGAAGGATTAAAGCAACTTAAAATAGAAATGGAGGAGAAACACGCCAAGGAGATGGAAGAGCTCAGAACATACTTCGAGCAAAAATGTCTACAAATGGAAAAACAATACTCTGAAGAGGTATTTAGTCAACAATCAAAAAAGATGTCCGATAATGATAGTGAAATCGAAGAATTAAATGAAGATTTGTACGTTGGCAGTGGGCCTGTAGAGTTAAGTGGCGGTGGTGACGCTTTag GTgttttagaaaaagaaataaaaagtgaTTCCTTCTCGGATTTTAAGGATAAGAAGCAAAATAATGTCTCAGAAGAAAAAATAGCGCAAATAGCTGCTGAGTATGAAGAAAAGTTAGAAAATCTAAGAAAACAATTACAAGAGGTGAAAGAAAAGTCTGGGCgtacaattttattaaaagctgTAAATCAG TTTTGTCAAACTGAGCAAAGCAGTACCGCGGCTGTGCAAGAAAGCTGTAACGAGCTGAACAAGCTGCGAGCGGACTACAATCGGCAACTTGAGGAACAAGTGGGACTTGCGCGCATCGACATCATCAATGCTTTACAAGAGCAGATTGAG GCTTTAATCACTGTTGAGTCTGAGTCAGATGAAAATTGGCCTACGGAGTTATTAGAGTTGCGAAATAAATTTACTAGTAATACAAAGAGAGAAATACAGGCTCTAAGAGAACGGCACGTACAAGAAATCAAATGCCTAAGAGAAGAGAGCAATAAAATTATCAATGGTCTTCACGATGAAATCAAAATAATCAAAGCTGAAACTCGTGAATCTTTGCAGAGcaatttaattaaagaaag GGATATACTTCACAAAACTTGCGCAACACTCAAGGGTCTTGTCAGTCAGCTTATAGGCTACTTTGCTGATTGTGAAGAGGAGCTTAACAATACTATTATCAGTGAAGTTCTTAAAAAGCAATCAACGCCTCGAATGGACAGCAGATCAGTCTTTGAGTGTGAACAAAGTGCCGCAAAAATCAAAAGGGTCCACTTTGCACCAAAATCGAATGAGATTGCTTCTATCGTCGGCAGTGATACTGACCTGCATGATCTAATCAATAGTGAAAAGGATGTCATGAAAATCTTGAAGAACGAGTTGGAGGCATCCTTGCAACGACTCAGGGCTGATAGTGCTAAGATTTTAAACACGTCATTCTCTGATTCCGAATCTTGGTCGACTGGGCTCGG TGACAGTCCAAGGGATAAACTTATTGAAGTCGAGAAATTACTTGCCGCCTTCCAAGAAGAAAATGAGCATCTCAAAGTTAAGGTCATTGAGTTGCAGCAGCGCGTAATTAtggctgaaaataaaaaagaagttaTCTCAGAGGGTTACGGTGAACAGGATGAATCGGTCcttgaagaagtagaagaggaTTTCTCACAGTTACAGGATCGAGCCAAGTATGTCGTAATGAATGGCTGTAACGATACTGTGTATCTTCTCCAACTGATCGACGAGCTCTGTAGACACGCAGATAAGAGCATAGACGAtataaagagagaaaaagaggacCTGCAACATCAA ATCGAGGCGGCGGACAAGCAGTTGCGATCGACGCGCAAGTTCCAGGAGGAGCAGGCAGTCGAGCGAGAGGCCGAGCGTGAAGAGGCCACCAAGCAGATAAAGCAACTCCAGGAACGGCTGCGCGAGCTTGAGCGAGAAAAGGACCGAGACTATCGAGAATACTGCATAGATTCCGCAGAG TCTGCGCTATCGCCTGCCTCGTCTTCCGCGGGCAGTTCTACGCTTCGACAGATCGATGAATCAGAGATCGATGTATCA GTGGAAACTCTTAAGATGCAGATGCACGATCTGGAGACAAAGAAGTTGAAGACAGAGAGTGAGCTGGAGGCCGCGGTGGAAAAGATTTGGGAGCTTCGCGAGGTCATCCGCGAATTGGAGCAACAGGTGACGGCGAGAGTTAATCGTGAAGATGTACTCAGTGGAAAGATTAAGCAGCTCGAGGAGGTTGTCGTGGCCCAGACCAAGAACCAGGAAGAGCTTGTGCAGGAGCTTGAGGTCCTCAAGTCTGGCAACGACAATAATCAACTAAGCGATCACATTGGCCATTTGCAG GAGGAATTACGCAAGCATCAGCTAAGCTCCGAACAGCTAACAGCCAATTCTTCAGCTTTAAAACAACTCCGGTTAGAGATTCGTGAGCTACAGTCTCAGCTAGACCGTAAAACTCGCGAGCTTGAATCGATGCATGTGTGCGGCTCTAGCCTCAGTCTTAGTCAGCCCAGTGAGGATGTGTCAATCCGCGAACAGATCGATGCAGCCCGATGCCCAACTCCAGACGATCCGACCTCACCtccaattttaccgcttgaCCACGTGCTCAAGCTCAAAGAGACGTTGCTCAAGCATTTTAGGGCCGAAGATGTGGCGCTCAAAAGGTTAAAAGATCTGGATATTCAGCTATCTAGCCTTCAG AGGCAGAACGAAGAGCTACTTGCGGAGCAGGAAATACTTCAGCAGACGACGTCGGAGCAGCTCTTCCAGATCGAGACGCTGCGCGCTCGGCTGGAACAGCAAAAGCAGAACGCTCCGTTTGCCCAGCGTCAAGCGACCTCCAGGCTCGAGACGCAGCTGTACGAGATTAACGACAGACTCGAGATTACCGAACGCGCTCTCAATGACAAGGATATAGAG CTGGCGGAAGTCAAAGATCAGCTTGAGCGCGTTAGCCGTTTGTTAGCAGAGAAGGAAACCGAAATCGCCAACGTCGTACAGTCGGAGAATGACGTTCTTCAGAAGTTGAAAAATAAGCTGGAAATTCTGGAAGAAGAGAACCATATGAtgcag GCAAAACTGAACAACCAAGAAAAAACACAGACGAATATGCCACAGCTGATTGACACAATGCTTACGGATAAAAACAACGAAATCGATCATCTCCGCGAGCAGTTAATGCAGCGTGAGAAACAGCTTGAAGTCTACTTTTCAATTGACGAAGCTCAGCTTCGTGAACTGCTGCGCCACAATGAGCATCAAAAGAATAGCGCGCGAACCTTAAGCGACATCCTTTCAATTAATTCCGAGTGTGAGGAAGTGGAGGCCATTCGAGAAGCGCCGAATTACACCAGACAGAACGTCTCAAATTTCAAGATTCCAAACTCAATAATACACTCATCAGGTGCATCCAAGAGAGATGTTGTTGATTTTTCACAAGGAATAGTAGATACACCCAAGGTGCCTATGTTGGAACTGGACTCACACAGTCAGTGCTCCGATGCCATTGGTTCCAATAACGAAATTTCAAAGGAC ATGGACAATCTACAAATGCATCCTCACGAGCAAGTTTCTTTAGCTCGAGTCTCTCCGACTCCGGACACCGATGCCGAAAATCAAAATGAATCTACGGCATCTGAAGATCATGATGGGTTCGTCTGTCCTCGTCATGGCAAGGTCAATAATAGTACTCGTAACGTCGAAGAAACAGTACTTAATGAAACCATCACCGTTCAGCGCATCCAAGAACTCGAAGCTCATCTTCACGAGATCAAGGAAGAGCTAGGAGCCAAAAGTGTCGCATTGAACCAGAGAGATGCTGAACTTCTTGAGATACAGAGCCATCTCGAACAGTTGCAGGAAAATATTGAGTCTCTCAACGAGGATAGATTATATTACAAATCAGAGTATGAGAAAACGAAGGAAAGTGAGTTGAAGATACAACGAGACCTGGAAGAAGTAGAAAacactttgaaaaaaaagactgAGGAACTCGAAGATTTTAAGGAGAAAATTCAGgtgaatgaaaaaattctgACTGAGGAGGCAAAACGGTGCAAGCGCAGTGAAGCAACTTTACAAGAAAAACTCAAAGAGATCACTAACTTGAAGGAAATCATTTCGGAGAAAGACATTACTATTGAGACCCTTCAGGCACGCAATACAGAAATCGATAATGAAAATAAGGAACTGTATGAGTACAGACGAAAGCTTGAATCCTACCAACAGGAAATCACCGAATGCCAAAATGAGATACAAAGGCTGAGCGAAGGATTGAACAGCCGTGACCAAATGATTCGCAGGTTAGAGGAAATGGCAAGGAGAAGTAGCTTGTCTGGAGGATCATCACCGAGCGAAAAAGATCAGGAGATTTTCCATTTGCAAGAGTATCTCAAG GAAAAAGACAAAGTCATCCGACAGATGAGTGACGATAGCAAGAGCTTACATCGAGCTCTTGAAACTATTCAGAGCAAGATGAAAGAATCTGGTAATGTTGTAGAACTCCGAAGAAAACTTAAAGATGAGCGCAGGAGTAACGTTGAGTTAACAGAAGAGATTGCCAAGTTGCGAACAGAAGTGGAAATGTTAAGCAGTTCCAGGCGAGCCGAAGAGGATAACGATATCGCAGAAATGGTACAACGCGAGCTAAACTTGTCGGCGAGACTGGATCAGCAGCTGCTCAATGTCATCGATAGCGAACCAGAGGATAGAATGAAGAGAATGAAGTGCAACGATCTTAAGCAGGCTAATAAAGAAATCGATGAACTTAATAGGTTTAAGGATGATCTGGAGATTGAGCGTGAGATGCTGAGATCTCAG ATTGCTGAATATGAAAATAGAATAATGCAACTAAAGGGCGATGCCGAAGAAGAATCCCTGAGAATTGCAAAAATGGAAGAGGAACTTGCAAGAGAAAGACACTTAGTAAGGTCATTGCAACTGCAATTGCAAAGGGAAAAGAATTCGGCAGAAGAAAACAAGGTTAGGGATACCGAGTTAATAAGCTTACTGAGGATAAAACTAGACGAAGCATTGGAAGTTAGAGACAGGCTTTTGATGGAACAGAAGAGTCACGAGGTAATGAACACCTTGAAAGATCAAAATAGAAAAGATATACCAG ATTTTGGAACCGAGTTTGTAGATTTTGAGAAGCAAAGATTAGAACTCGCGAAAAAACTAGAGGCAGAACAACATAAGTACGCAGAAGCCCAAGAAATCATTAAGAAATTAGAATCCGAGAAAGATCGTATTCAGAAACAATACGAACTTGCCGAAGCAGAAATTGAGAAGCTGACGAGTAGTTTAGATCTGGCAGATTGTGTCAAGGATCAAATGAAATCAGACTTGCGCAAAGCTAGGGAAGAGCTTAAAGCTAAGAACAAAGAATGCGACTGGCAAAAGTCGATCCTTAAAACCATGAGCGAAGCTGATAGCAAGAGAAACCAGCAAAGAACCAGTGATCATTCCGAGTTGAAAAACCTTAGAAGAGAACTTAAGAATGCCCAAGAAGTCATT AATGACTTTGAAGCTGATATGAAAACCCTAAAGGAGCAACTGTCTGAATCTGCTGAGCGCGAAGCACAATTGAGTCGTTGCATTGAGACTTTGACGGACAAAGAGACTGAACTCACGGAGCAGCTCAGCGCCGCTAAGGCTGAAGACAAAAAGTTAAGGGATATTATAGCGGACCAGCAAAACGAACTACAATTGTATCTTAGAAGAGAGATCGAACTTTCTGAAGAACTAAAAAGGGAGCGGCTGTctccaaataaaaataactcaCCTAGTAAAGTATTGCAGAGAGTAAAG GATCTTAATTCTACAATTGAAAGACTATCACAAGAGAAGGTACATTTGTATGAGAAAATATCGCATCTACGAGAGGAAAATGAGAGATATCTAGATCAAATAAGGTTCTTAGAAACTCAGCTCTCGCTAAAGAACAAGGGTTATTCAAATGCTGTGAGCAGAAATGATACCGAAGAAAAA TTGCAACACTTCTACGGTAAGTACTTGCGTTCTGATAGTCGCCGTAAGGCCCTGATATACCAGAAGCACTATCTGGTCTGCATAATTGCGGGCTACCAGCTCCTAGAAGAGAATACCTTCGCCTTCCTTGCTCAACTAACACAGACACAGCGCACATACGCACGTCGTGGTATGCACAGGCATCATGCTCGTGTCAGATTCCGTAGTGCAGTATTGGTGGTTATCAGCCTTCAGCGGATGAAATGGCTGATATTACGATGGAGAACAGGACGAAGAGTTGGTGCAAACGTCGTTTTGGGAAACATAGAGAGACCGGCCATTACACAACCTATTAGACATAGGAgcgcgggagcgatgacaggACACTCACCGCCAGTTAAAGAAAGAGCTACCACAAA TGGAACTAGTGCATTTTCGCACGATCCCTACTTTCGTCGTTTGACCGACATTCAGCAGAGTCTGCACCTGCGAGTACCTGAATCAAGCACTGACAATTTCAAATCGGATTGA